DNA from Diaphorobacter limosus:
ACTTCTTGCGCGCGAAGGTGGGCACGATCTGGCTGATCATGCCGAAGGCCGGCAGGATCATGATGTAGACCTCGGGGTGGCCAAAGAACCAGAAGATATGCTGGTACATCACCGGGTCGCCGCCGCCGGCCGGGTTGAAGAAACTGGTGCCGAAGTGGCGGTCGGTTAGCGTCATGGTGATGGCGCCGGCAAACACCGGCATCACGGCGATCAGCAGGTAGGCGGTGATCAGCCAGGCCCAGCAGAAGATGGGCATCTTCATCAGCGTCATGCCCGGCGCGCGCATGTTCAGGATGGTGACGATGATGTTGATGGCACCCATGATGGACGAGGCGCCCATGATGTGCAGCGCAAAAATGGCCGCGTCCAGCGACATGGGCATTTGCGCCGACAGTGGCGCATACAGCGTCCAGCCGCCGGCGGGTGCGCCACCGGCCATGAAGAACGATGCCGCCAGCATGATGCCCGCTGGTACCAGCAGCCAGAAGCTGAGGTTGTTCATGCGCGCAAACGCCATGTCCGAGGCGCCGATCTGCAGCGGGATCATCCAGTTCGCAAAGCCCACGAAGGCCGGCATGATGGCGCCGAACACCATGATCAGACCGTGCATGGTGGTGAACTGGTTGAACATCTCCGGGTTCACGATCTGCAGGCCGGGCTGGAACAGCTCGGCGCGGATCAGCATCGCCAGCACGCCGCCGATCATCAGCATGGTGAACGAGAACAGCAGATACAGCGTGCCTATGTCCTTGTGGTTGGTGGCGTACACCCAGCGCCGCCAGCCCGTGGGCTGGTGGTGATGGTGGTCGTCATGGCCGGCGGCATGCCCATGGTTGTCCAAAACTGCGCTCATGGTCGAATCCTCAATACGTTGCGTTGGGCCTTGGGTTTCACTTGGCGCGCAGGGCCACGATCTCGGCGGGCTGCACCAGCTGGCCGGTCTTGTTCGACCAGGCGTTCTTGGTATAGGTGACCACGGCCGCCAGGTCGGTATCGCTCAAGGCGGCCCAGGAGGGCATGGCACCATTGCCGGCGCCCTTGAGCACAACCTGAATCTGCGGCGCATGGTTGGCGTTCTTGACGATGGCCGAGCCATCGAGCGCCTTGATGGGCCCGGCCCCCTTGCCGTTGGCCTGGTGGCAGGCCGCGCAGTTGGCGGCATAGACCTTGGCGCCCCGCGCCTGCAGATCTGCCAGCGCCCAGACCTTGTTCGGATCATCGCGCCTGGCGGCGGCCTTGTTTTGCTGATCCGCCACCCAGGCCGTGTACTCCACCTGCGGCAGCACCTTCACGTGGATCGGCATGTAGGCGTGCTCCTTGCCGCACAGCTCCACGCACTGGCCGTAATAGTCGCCCACCTGCTCGGCGCGAAACCAGGTGTCGCGCACAAAACCGGGGATGGCATCCTGCTTGACCCCAAAGGAGGGCACCATCCACGAATGGATCACGTCGTTGGCGGTGGTGATGATGCGCACCTTCTTGTTCACCGGGACCACCAGCGGGTTGTCCACCTTGAGCAGATAGTTGTCGCCCTGGGGTGTGCCGGCGCTGGACAGGGCGCGCTGCGATGAATCCAGGGTGGAGAGAAAGCCTATGCCCTCGCCCTCGCCAGTCAGGTAGTCGTAACCCCATTTCCATTGGTAGCCGGTGACCTTGATCGTCAGCTCGGCGTTGGTCGTGTCCTTCTGCGCCACGATGACCTTGGTGGCGGGCGCGGCCATGGCGATCACGATCAGGAAGGGAATCACCGTCCAGGTGATTTCGACAGCGGTGGATTCATGGAAATTCGCCGCCTTGGCACCACGTGATTTGCGGTGGTGCCAGATCGAATAGAACATGACGCCGAAGACGCCGATGAAGATGACCGTGCAGATGATCATCAGCATCCAGTGCAGCTCATGCTGCGCCTCGGCGATCTTTGTCACGGGTGGGTGCAGGTTCAGCTGGTTTACCGCCGGGCCGCCGGGCAGGTCTTGCACGGCATGGGCCAGCGTGCCCCAGGAGGCGAGCGCTACCAGCAACGGGGAGGCCAGCTTGTTGGAAATGCTTGTCATGGTTCTCTCTTGTCTTTCTAGCTCCGGTTGACCAATCCCCTGCGGCGTGCACTGTTGCCAGACGCTGCGCAAAGCCTTGCGACCACCTGCCACCCCTGCCGCATGGAACCTGCATTCGCCAGCGACGGGGCAGTGCACGACTGCCGCATTTTTTCAATCAGTCCAGACCACTTTCCAGGCAGCCTGTTGTCTCCACGATCCAGTGCACGGACTCTCTCGTTCGCTTTCAGCATGCCCAGCCAGCAAAGCACCCGCAATACGCGTTAGCCCCAGGGAAGCAGCGTGAAGAAGTGACGCACAAGAAAGGTTCTGACAACGCATGGCGCCCTCAGAACTTCAAAAGATGCGACAAGATGCGCCTGGCAACACCCAGGCTTCACCACGTCAGGAGAGTTCCGACTCTGCAATCACAATTCATTCTAGCGCGCATTGATGGAGGTCATTGACGGCGCAAACAGCGCCGCAGAGCACTCAGCGCGTGGCTGAACGGCCCGCGTGCAGCATGGCGCGCATGTCCTGCAACGACACGGCGCTGCTGCCCTCCAAGCGCACACGGGGCGCGGGTTTGAAGGCGTGGCCGTAGATGATCTCAAAGGTCAGGGCCAGCTGCCCGTCCGCGCCTGCGTCGGCCAGGCGCTGCGCCAGGGCCTGCTCCAGCCGCGCACGCCAGTTGCGCCCACGCAACGCCGCAAAGCGCTGCGGGTGCAGGTTGCGCCCCAGGCCGCGCAGCTCCTGCAGCAGGCGCTGGGGCGTGGCAAAGGTCAAGGTGATGCGCTCCATGTCCATGATGGGCTCGGCAAAGCCGGCATGCACCAGCATGTCGCCCCAGTCGTGCATGTCGGTCAGCGCATGGCCGGGCGCGGGCCAGTCCAGCTCGGCATACAGGGCGCGCAGCTCGCGCAGCGTGTCCGGCCCCAGGCAGGAGAACATCAGGTAGCCGTCCACCGCCAGCGCCCGGTGCCATTGCGTCACCAGGGCCTGCGGATCCGCGGTCATGTGCAGCGCCATGTTGGACCACAACATCTGCACGCTGGCGGCTTCGGGCTGGCCAAAGCGCGGCGCGTTGGCGATCCAGCGCGCCGGGCTCCACCAGCGCCTGGCAAGGCGTTCGCGCGCCAGCGCCTCACCCTGGGGCGAAGAGGTTTCGTGGATCTGGCACGCGGCCTGTGCAAAGCGCTCGCTCACCAGCGCATGGCCCTGCATGCCACCGCGCAACGGATCCCAGTCGCACCAGGCGGTGGGCGCATTCACCATCCACTGCAGCCTGTCCTGCATGCGCCGCGCCACCTCCTCGTGCAGCCATGGCGATTCGTCAGAGACCATGGCATGCCAGCGCGCGGCGGCAACCGGGTCTATGGTGGGCGGACGTTGTTCTGACATGGCGGGACGCAAATGGCGGCGAGTATATTGAGCCTATGCTTGACACGCGCCCCGCAGGGATATGGCGCCGGGGCCTGGCGACCCTGGCGGCCCTCGGCGCCCGGCTGCCCAGCCAATGCGCCGTCTGCCATGCCTGGCCGGCGCAACGCCTGTGCGCGGCCTGCTGCGCGCGCTTTGCGCCGCGGCTGGCGCGCTGCGCCACCTGCGCCTGCGTGGTGCATGGCGGCGTGGCGCAATGCGGGCAGTGCCTGCTGCACCCGCCGCCGCTGGACGCCTGCCTGGCCGCCGTGGACTACGGCTACCCGTGGTCACAGTTGCTGGCGCAATTCAAATTCCAGGACGATCCGGGCTGGGCCACGGCACTCGCCGCGCTGATTCGCCAGACGCCGGGTGCGCAAGAGCTGCTGGAGCAGGCCGATTGGGTGCTGCCCGTGCCGCTGGCGCCCGGGCGGCTGCGTCATCGCGGCTACAACCAGGCGCTGCTGCTGGCACGCCGGCTGGCCGGCGCGCATGTGCGGCCCGACCTGCTGCTGCGCACGCGCGAGGCCGAGGCACAAGCGCAGCTCACGCGCGCGCAGCGCCTGCGCAACCTGCGCGGTGCCTTTGTGCTCGAGCCGCTGCGCGCGCAGCAGCTGGCCGGTCGCCGCGTGCTGCTGGTGGACGACGTGATGACCACCGGAGCCACGCTGCACGCCGCCGCCGCGCCCCTGCGCGAGGCTGGCGTGGCGCATGTCGGCGCCCTGGTGCTGGCGCGCACGCCGTGACCACCGCAGCGCCCGCGCGACAGCGGCTGGCGGTGACAATAGCGCCATGTTTCACATCGTCCTCGTCGAGCCCGAAATCCCGCCCAACACGGGCAACGTGATCCGCCTGGCGGCCAATACCGGCTGCACGCTGCACCTGGTGGAGCCGCTGGGGTTTTCGATGGAAGATCGGCTCATGCGCCGCGCCGGCCTGGACTATCACGAATACGCCAAGCTGCGCCTGCACAAGGGCTGGACGGCGCTGCTGCGCGAGATGCAGCCCGACCCGGCGCGCATGTTCGCCCTGACCACCCATGGCACGCGCCTGGTGCACGACACGGGCTTTCTGCCCGGCGACTGGTTCTTGTTTGGCGCCGAATCGCGCGGCCTGCCGCCCGAGTTGCGCGAGAGCTTTGCGCCCGCGCAACGCCTGCGCCTGCCCATGCTGGCCGGGCAGCGCAGCCTGAATCTGTCCAACGCAGTGGCGGTGACGGTGTTCGAGGCCTGGCGGCAGAACAGCTTTCTAGCGCCGCAGGCTTAAGAAATCAAACAGCGTCCAGCCAGTCGCAAATGCCCTGCCACTGCTCGACATCGCGCGCCACGCGCGTGCCGGCCACGTCGAACACCGACTGCCCCTGGGCCGCCAGCTGCACATAGTTTTGCGTGTTACGCAGATAGCCCAGCACCGGCAGGCCCAGGCTGTCCACAAAGTTGCGCAGCTTTTCGGCGACGATGGTGCGCGGATCGACGCGCATGCCGACGATGGCCACGCGCTCCAGCCCGCCGGGGCGCTGGGCCGCCAGCTCGTCCAGGTACTGGCCGGTGGCGTAGATGTCGAACAGGCTGGGCTGCAGCGGCACGATAATGCGGTCGGCCAGCTTCAGCGCGTCCTTCAGGCGCCAGCCGCCCAGGCCGGCCGGCGTGTCCAACACGGCATGGGTGGCCTGCTTCGGCGGAGCGCTGATCCAGTCGGCATCCACCTCCCAGGCCCCAATGGGCCGAGCCGTGGCCGGGCGCTGCTGCAGCCACAGGCGCGCGGACTGCTGGCGATCGGCATCGCCCAGCACCACCGTATGGCCGCGGCTGGCAAAGTAACCCGCGATGTTGGTGGACAGCGTGGACTTGCCCACGCCTCCCTTGGGACTGGCTACAGCAATGACTGGCATCTGAAATCCCTCTCTGGTTTGAATAAAACAAGCCTCTAGCGCCCATCCATAAAACGCATATAGCTATTAATTTAGAAGCATTACTGGTGCTGCGTACCACGCTTGACGAAGAACAGCCCGGCGCCCACCAGCATCAACAGGCCGCCAAACACGCGGTTTTGCGCACGCATGGCGCTGGCGTTCTGCATCCAGCGGCGCAGCACGCTGGCGCTGGCGGCATAGCCGTTCATCACGATCAGATCCACCGACACCAGGGTCAGGGCCATCACTAGCAGCTGGCTCCAGAGCGGGCGCGCTTCACTCATGAACTGCGGCAGCACCGCCACCATGAACAAAATGCCCTTGGGGTTGGTGGCATTGGTCAGCGCACCGGTCAGCACACGCCGGCGCCAGCTGGCCGGCGCGGCCAGCAGGTCGCCGCCCAGCGTACCGGCCGAGCCCGCGCGCCACTGGCTGAAACCCAGGTAGATGAGGTAGCAGGCGCCCAGCACCTTGACCACGGTGAAGGCCAGCTCGGAGGCAATCAACAGCGAACCCACCCCGGCGCCCGCGACGATGAGGATGAACAGCAGGCCCAGCTCCAGCCCCAGGATGGTGGCGCCCGTCTTGCGCACGCCGTAAGACAGACCATGGCTCATGGACAGCACGGCACCCGAGCCCGGCGAAATGGCGATCACCCACGACGCCGCAAAAAAAGCCATCCAGGTGTGCCAGTCCATATCACGTCGTGCTGGGAAAAGTGTTGCAAGGGAGAACGCATTTTATCGGCCGCGCAGCTGCTGGCCGCGGGCTTGGCCTTGATGCTGCATGATGGTGCCCGGTCGCCGTTGACCACCGATACGCGGCGCGCCCGAGACGCCGTTGCCCCCCTCTCATTCGCGAGGTATCCCATGAACCGCCGAATCATTGTGCTCTCGCTGCTGCTGTCACCCCTGGCTCATGCCCAGCCGGAACGCCTGGTTCCCTCAAGCCCGGTGGATAGCGTAGTGCTGTACGTCATTCCCACCGATGGAATTCCGGAGCAGGTTGCGGCCACCGTCGCCCGGGCATTGACGGAGGACACCGGCATGTGGGTCAAGTCCGCGCTCCAGGTGCCTTCGGGTGTGACCGAGCCATTCGCTGGCACGAACCAGTACCCCGCCGAAGACTACCTGCCACTTGGCGCCACCTTCGCGAAGCGGCTGCCAGACGCGGGGCCAAGAACGTATTTCATCGTGCTCACGGACAAGGACATCAACTCACGCTCCCGCAACTTCCGGTTCCAGTACTCGATGCACAGTCCCATGGCGCGCACCTCGGTGCTGTCCGTCGCCAGGCTGCTCTTCACCAGGGACGGCAATCCGGCCTCGGGGGATGTCATCAGGCTGCGCATACAGAAAATGCTGATGCGCATCGTTGGCGAAATGAAGTTTGGCTGGCAGCGGACGACGGATCCCGCCGACCTCATGTACTCACCGATCATGTCCATCGACGACATCGACCGTATGAGCCTCACCCACACGGCACAAACGCGTGGCATCCCCCGCTATGATTTCCAACCTTCCGCAACCGAGCCCCCTCGGCCCCTGCCAAACCACATCTGAAGCATAGAGGCCAACAGCCGCCACTTGCCACTCTGGCCGAGCGCCAGCCTGCGCAATCAAGGGCACCCCGGACTGTCAGAATTCCGCCCTTGGCTTTCAGTTTTCGCTTCCCCCACCATGGCCCAAGCCCCCGTCTGGCTCACCTACGGATTCACCTACCTGGCCGCGGCCGTGATTGCCGTGCCCATCGCCCGCGCGCTCGGCCTGGGCGCCATCATCGGCTACCTGGCGGCGGGCATTGCCATAGGGCCCTGGGGCCTGGCCCTGGTGAGCAATGTGCAGGACATACTGCACTTTGCCGAGTTTGGTGTGGTGCTGATGTTGTTTCTGGTCGGCCTGGAGCTGCAGCCCAGCCGGCTGTGGAGCCTGCGCCGGCCCATCCTCGGCCTGGGCATGGCGCAGATGGCCGGCTGCGCGCTACTGCTGTGGGGCTGCGCCTGGGCCCTGGGCCTGCCCTGGCGCGTGGCACTGGTGGGGGCGCTGGGGCTGGCGCTGTCATCTACGGCGATCGCGCTGCAGGTGCTGAACGAGCGCAACCTGCTGCGCACCGACAGCGGGCAGAAGGCGTTCTCCATCCTGCTGTTCCAGGACGTGGCGGCGATCCCCATCCTGGCCCTGCTGCCGCTATTGGGCGTGGCGGCGCGGGCCGAGGCGCTGCAGCCGCATGCGCCGCTGGACCTGCTGCCCGAGGCGCTGAAGATCATCGCCGTGGTGGCCGCCATCGTGTTTGGCGGGCGCTGGGTGCTGCGGCCGCTCTTGCGCTGGATTGCAAAAAGCAAGACGCCCGAGATCTTCACCGCCGCCTCGCTGTTCCTGGTGGTGGGCATTGCCATGCTGATGCTGACCGTGGGCCTGTCGATGGCGCTGGGCGCCTTTCTGGCCGGCGTGCTGCTGGCCGACAGCGAGTACCGGCGCGAGCTGGAGACCGACATCGAGCCCTTCAAGGGCCTGCTGCTGGGCCTGTTCTTCATTGCCGTGGGCATGAGCATCGACTTTGGCGTGATCGCGCACCACCCCTTCGCCATGCTGGGCCTGCTGCTGGGCTTTCTGGCCATCAAGGCGGCGGTGATCTGGCTGCTGGCACGCGTGACCGCCATGGCCTACCAGGAGCGCCCGCTGTTCACGCTGCTGCTGGCCCAGGGCGGCGAGTTCGCCTTCGTGGTGTTCCAGTCCGGCGCCACGTTCGGCGCCATTGCGCCGGACCACGCCTCGCTGCTGATAGGCGCGGTGGCGCTGTCCATGCTGATGGGCCCGTTGCTGCTGGTGTGGCTTGACCGCGTGCTGCTGCAGCGCCACGCCACGCTCCAAAGCGCGCCGCAGGCCCAGGAGATTTCCGAGCCGCAGAGCGCGCCGGTGATCATTGCGGGCTTCGGGCGCTACGGCCAGATCGTGGCGCGCATGATGCTGGCCCAGGGCGTGCCGGCCACGGTGCTGGACCACAGCGTGGAGATGCTGGAGGTGGCCCACACCTTTGGCTACCGCGTGTTCTACGGCGACGCGACGCGCGTGAACCTGCTGCGCATGGCGGGTGCGCAGCAGGCCCGCATCCTGGTGGTGGCGGTGGATGCGCCGGAGCAGTCCCTCAAGATCGTGCAGCTGGCGAAAAAGCATTTCCCGCAC
Protein-coding regions in this window:
- a CDS encoding tRNA (cytidine(34)-2'-O)-methyltransferase — protein: MFHIVLVEPEIPPNTGNVIRLAANTGCTLHLVEPLGFSMEDRLMRRAGLDYHEYAKLRLHKGWTALLREMQPDPARMFALTTHGTRLVHDTGFLPGDWFLFGAESRGLPPELRESFAPAQRLRLPMLAGQRSLNLSNAVAVTVFEAWRQNSFLAPQA
- a CDS encoding ParA family protein, with the protein product MPVIAVASPKGGVGKSTLSTNIAGYFASRGHTVVLGDADRQQSARLWLQQRPATARPIGAWEVDADWISAPPKQATHAVLDTPAGLGGWRLKDALKLADRIIVPLQPSLFDIYATGQYLDELAAQRPGGLERVAIVGMRVDPRTIVAEKLRNFVDSLGLPVLGYLRNTQNYVQLAAQGQSVFDVAGTRVARDVEQWQGICDWLDAV
- the ctaD gene encoding cytochrome c oxidase subunit I codes for the protein MSAVLDNHGHAAGHDDHHHHQPTGWRRWVYATNHKDIGTLYLLFSFTMLMIGGVLAMLIRAELFQPGLQIVNPEMFNQFTTMHGLIMVFGAIMPAFVGFANWMIPLQIGASDMAFARMNNLSFWLLVPAGIMLAASFFMAGGAPAGGWTLYAPLSAQMPMSLDAAIFALHIMGASSIMGAINIIVTILNMRAPGMTLMKMPIFCWAWLITAYLLIAVMPVFAGAITMTLTDRHFGTSFFNPAGGGDPVMYQHIFWFFGHPEVYIMILPAFGMISQIVPTFARKKLFGYTSMVYAIAAIATLSMIVWAHHMFTTGMPVTGQLFFMYGTMLIAIPTGVKVFNWTATMWRGSMTFETPMLWAVGFIFVFTIGGFTGVIPAVVPVDTQIQDTYYIIAHFHYVLVAGSLFAIYGAYYYWSPKWCGVMYNETRGKIHFWWSMISFNVTFFPMHFLGLAGMPRRYADYPMQFADFNMIASIGGFFFGAAQVYFFFAVVLPMLRGKGDKAPQRPWEGAEGLEWEVPSPAPFHTFEEPPKLDATATRVIG
- the coxB gene encoding cytochrome c oxidase subunit II → MTSISNKLASPLLVALASWGTLAHAVQDLPGGPAVNQLNLHPPVTKIAEAQHELHWMLMIICTVIFIGVFGVMFYSIWHHRKSRGAKAANFHESTAVEITWTVIPFLIVIAMAAPATKVIVAQKDTTNAELTIKVTGYQWKWGYDYLTGEGEGIGFLSTLDSSQRALSSAGTPQGDNYLLKVDNPLVVPVNKKVRIITTANDVIHSWMVPSFGVKQDAIPGFVRDTWFRAEQVGDYYGQCVELCGKEHAYMPIHVKVLPQVEYTAWVADQQNKAAARRDDPNKVWALADLQARGAKVYAANCAACHQANGKGAGPIKALDGSAIVKNANHAPQIQVVLKGAGNGAMPSWAALSDTDLAAVVTYTKNAWSNKTGQLVQPAEIVALRAK
- the kefC gene encoding glutathione-regulated potassium-efflux system protein KefC; the encoded protein is MAQAPVWLTYGFTYLAAAVIAVPIARALGLGAIIGYLAAGIAIGPWGLALVSNVQDILHFAEFGVVLMLFLVGLELQPSRLWSLRRPILGLGMAQMAGCALLLWGCAWALGLPWRVALVGALGLALSSTAIALQVLNERNLLRTDSGQKAFSILLFQDVAAIPILALLPLLGVAARAEALQPHAPLDLLPEALKIIAVVAAIVFGGRWVLRPLLRWIAKSKTPEIFTAASLFLVVGIAMLMLTVGLSMALGAFLAGVLLADSEYRRELETDIEPFKGLLLGLFFIAVGMSIDFGVIAHHPFAMLGLLLGFLAIKAAVIWLLARVTAMAYQERPLFTLLLAQGGEFAFVVFQSGATFGAIAPDHASLLIGAVALSMLMGPLLLVWLDRVLLQRHATLQSAPQAQEISEPQSAPVIIAGFGRYGQIVARMMLAQGVPATVLDHSVEMLEVAHTFGYRVFYGDATRVNLLRMAGAQQARILVVAVDAPEQSLKIVQLAKKHFPHLHIVARARDVTHWHALRDLGVQHVERELFESSLRTARTVLELTGLSQADADALAERFRAHNIALSERMYEHHNDREAMIAVARQGRQQLVEQLAKERQERMAAAEAGSGLTPDKPQPGKSS
- a CDS encoding LysE family transporter, translating into MDWHTWMAFFAASWVIAISPGSGAVLSMSHGLSYGVRKTGATILGLELGLLFILIVAGAGVGSLLIASELAFTVVKVLGACYLIYLGFSQWRAGSAGTLGGDLLAAPASWRRRVLTGALTNATNPKGILFMVAVLPQFMSEARPLWSQLLVMALTLVSVDLIVMNGYAASASVLRRWMQNASAMRAQNRVFGGLLMLVGAGLFFVKRGTQHQ
- a CDS encoding biotin synthase; protein product: MSEQRPPTIDPVAAARWHAMVSDESPWLHEEVARRMQDRLQWMVNAPTAWCDWDPLRGGMQGHALVSERFAQAACQIHETSSPQGEALARERLARRWWSPARWIANAPRFGQPEAASVQMLWSNMALHMTADPQALVTQWHRALAVDGYLMFSCLGPDTLRELRALYAELDWPAPGHALTDMHDWGDMLVHAGFAEPIMDMERITLTFATPQRLLQELRGLGRNLHPQRFAALRGRNWRARLEQALAQRLADAGADGQLALTFEIIYGHAFKPAPRVRLEGSSAVSLQDMRAMLHAGRSATR
- a CDS encoding ComF family protein, which codes for MLDTRPAGIWRRGLATLAALGARLPSQCAVCHAWPAQRLCAACCARFAPRLARCATCACVVHGGVAQCGQCLLHPPPLDACLAAVDYGYPWSQLLAQFKFQDDPGWATALAALIRQTPGAQELLEQADWVLPVPLAPGRLRHRGYNQALLLARRLAGAHVRPDLLLRTREAEAQAQLTRAQRLRNLRGAFVLEPLRAQQLAGRRVLLVDDVMTTGATLHAAAAPLREAGVAHVGALVLARTP